From Zea mays cultivar B73 chromosome 3, Zm-B73-REFERENCE-NAM-5.0, whole genome shotgun sequence:
acttacaaactgatgaattctgaaacaacatAAGAATAACAATGTCGTTTAAGTACTTAAATGgcatcctctaacaaatgtctgatcatgctaaccgcgcgctcaaagcacgcaaaatgtttccctACTTGGTGacgtttttctcaggagcaatcgacgaggaaggatgactcgaggaatcaggggcagcattcacatcagcccttatatcctcGGGAACAACaacaccgggtctcctcatcaagattcgccactGGGCGCGCCAGCtgacgatatcagcgttttagaggtctcctcattttagaggtaatgtctagtcactcggcattacctctaaaatgctgacgtcgccctctagtcactcggcgttgcctctaaaacgctgatatcgtgttcagtcgctcggcattacctctaaaatgctgacatcgccctcaagtcgcttggcagttgtctctaaaacgctgatatcgtgttcagtcgctcggcattacctctaaaatgctgacatcgccctcaagtcgcttggcagttgactctaaacctCCGACATTGtgtcaagtcgctcggcattacctctaaaatgctgacgtcgccctcaagtcgcttggcagttgactctaaaactctgacgtcgtgatcagtcgctcggcagctacctctaaaagcgTCGAAGCGATGCCAGAGTTATTTACGTGCAAACTCCAAGGAAATCAGCTTCACAAATGAGCAGGATAATCACCACAGAGAAACCAACACCAttacttcattaaggggaagatatcatgcttacaaatcaactctttatgagttgatacttccctattactactactacattacattacattactgctactactactacactacactatactactctacactagtaattactactacattattctaactatactatactaatatctaaaaggtcagtggcatctagccactggccctgttgctgccgcccctggtgctgcctctgctgctgccgccaccgccgctgccgcccctgctgccgccgccgtcaccacccttgctgccgctgccgccgcccctaccgctgccgtcaccgtcaccgccgccatcgccctcgtcgtcgtcgtcggcatcgtcgttgtcacacccggttttagaaggcaaaccgaatgcgaactatgtacgtgccaggatcagaattcacgtacacagcgattacatagatgaacatcatcgcacagtgctcgaataataacataaaagggtattaacttattacatcacggagtcatagacatccacatagtcatcaacttaacagttaaatcaaagtgctagcgaaacgcagtaaagataaggccttcacaggcagctgactgggggttgccgccaacccacacctagaattcgtcgtagtcttggaactcctggaagtctccttccacgacttcgtcttctcctgagcagtggttacaatgcggacaacctggtgttttgtggtaaagcaagggtgagtacacatcaacgtactcagcaaatgtcccgtttggctgaagtggactagctttatgtggggttaggctcaagcagttgcttttagttggttaggtatttattattagtaggagccaggttttatcataaaacccaagttataatccccaGAAGTACCTCTTCAGAGAAGAAATACTAGAGAACATAATTgaagtcaccatcattaaccatcatcattaaagtcatcatttggagtgtatccggagtatctctaatcaaagaggatcccaaggctgctcttaaccgtgagcacggctgatataccagtttcactaccctctgcagaggtcgcacactttacccatgagccgtgattccctctctagcccgggcttgcaagacccttattcactcccaaggtgaatggccagggattcactacgaagcctttacaaagattctctagaggtcatagctgcccgttaggtttctccagtttgataaacacagtacctctccccgcaggagggtgactaaaaaacaaaacgaaagaacctcggcactcagcctcggcagagcaagcactgtgcctggaccccattgacggcacgacggcgaagcaactacacttctagttcctctaattaattagctaagggcaccccattccaccctcatggttgcactgttatcccgggtggtctctcaacgaacaggtccttacggagaggtactcaggaaacagcctgagccccctagagtatcacaagatcaacaatataatcaggataacagtatcgtatcataaatagtcacatcatgttcattgattaagttaaggcaatagcaaaatgctaaccataatcacccaaaaggtcatcaaggataaggtaaagtataaagctagtcaatccttagatttCAATTAAATACTgcgggaaagtgaattataagtgaataggacataatgggtc
This genomic window contains:
- the LOC118476731 gene encoding keratin, type II cytoskeletal 2 epidermal, yielding MHLLPHPNHTQQTPLHTVTIPPPLPRWTPFLAAQNSPRASSSDKPSPQFAFGLPSKTGCDNDDADDDDEGDGGGDGDGSGRGGGSGSKGGDGGGSRGGSGGGGSSRGSTRGGSNRASG